A window of Pseudodesulfovibrio hydrargyri contains these coding sequences:
- a CDS encoding NAD kinase yields MESAIRHIACVASDTPAAQERFAVLKERCSLVPVEEADALVALGGDGFMLRTVHRFLDRKLPIYGMNCGTIGFLLNQFNPDNLIERINAAQEHLLNPLAMTATTLEGDRVSALAFNEVAMLRTSQQSAHIRLFINGRKRLDNLVCDGVMVATPAGSTAYNLSAHGPIIPLGSNVMALTPICPFRPRRWTGALLPNTASVEFDILWPGLRPVSATADFLEVRDVAHILVHEDHTHPARILFAPDHSLEERIFNEQFIH; encoded by the coding sequence ATGGAATCCGCAATCCGCCATATCGCCTGCGTCGCCTCGGACACCCCCGCCGCCCAGGAACGGTTCGCCGTCCTGAAGGAACGCTGTTCCCTGGTCCCGGTCGAGGAGGCCGACGCCCTGGTGGCCCTGGGCGGGGACGGGTTCATGCTCAGGACCGTGCACCGGTTCCTGGACCGGAAACTGCCCATTTACGGCATGAACTGCGGAACCATCGGATTTCTGCTCAACCAGTTCAACCCGGATAACCTCATCGAGCGGATCAACGCGGCCCAGGAGCACCTCCTGAACCCGCTGGCCATGACCGCCACCACCTTGGAGGGCGACCGCGTCTCGGCCCTGGCCTTCAACGAGGTGGCCATGCTGCGCACCTCCCAGCAGTCGGCCCACATCCGGCTGTTCATCAACGGCCGCAAGCGGTTGGACAACCTGGTCTGCGACGGGGTCATGGTCGCCACCCCGGCGGGCAGCACGGCCTACAACCTGTCCGCCCACGGGCCGATCATCCCGCTGGGCTCCAACGTCATGGCCCTGACCCCCATCTGCCCCTTCAGGCCGAGGCGCTGGACCGGGGCGCTTTTGCCCAACACCGCCAGCGTGGAGTTCGATATCCTCTGGCCGGGACTGCGGCCGGTCAGCGCCACCGCCGACTTCCTGGAGGTGCGCGACGTGGCCCACATCCTGGTCCACGAGGACCACACGCACCCGGCGCGCATCCTGTTCGCCCCGGACCACTCCCTGGAGGAGCGGATCTTCAACGAACAGTTCATCCACTAA
- the allE gene encoding (S)-ureidoglycine aminohydrolase, which produces MPYPEGFLKNRSEYVPGKYAVITTEGRVFNVIPGIEGCALSILASPKLGANFVQTVGTVSTGGRTTMPYGKAENIETFLFVMSGEGSLKATVGGKSETLSAGGYIYSPPGKGISFASTGDAPVEILLYKQRFIPHPDPAVQPPWMVTGSIRDMDESQYDSMENVFVRDLLPVDQAFDMNFHTLAFLPGGCHPFVETHVQEHGMYIYRGEGLYLLDEKWLPVESGDFIWIAPFCKQACYGIGRERMEYIYSKDCHRDEAI; this is translated from the coding sequence ATGCCTTATCCCGAAGGCTTCCTGAAAAACCGCTCCGAGTACGTGCCCGGCAAGTACGCGGTCATCACCACCGAGGGCCGGGTCTTCAACGTCATTCCCGGCATCGAGGGCTGCGCCCTGTCCATCCTGGCCTCGCCCAAGCTCGGGGCCAACTTCGTGCAGACGGTCGGCACCGTGTCGACCGGGGGCAGGACGACCATGCCCTACGGCAAGGCCGAGAACATCGAGACGTTTCTCTTCGTCATGTCCGGCGAGGGCTCGCTCAAGGCCACCGTGGGCGGCAAGTCCGAGACTCTGTCCGCCGGGGGATACATCTACTCTCCGCCCGGCAAGGGCATCTCCTTCGCCTCCACGGGCGACGCGCCGGTGGAGATCCTGCTCTACAAGCAGCGCTTCATCCCTCATCCGGACCCGGCCGTCCAACCCCCGTGGATGGTCACCGGCTCCATCCGCGACATGGACGAGAGCCAGTACGACTCCATGGAGAACGTGTTCGTGCGCGACCTGTTGCCCGTGGACCAGGCCTTCGACATGAACTTCCACACCCTGGCCTTTTTGCCCGGCGGCTGCCATCCGTTCGTGGAGACCCACGTGCAGGAGCACGGCATGTACATCTACCGGGGCGAGGGGCTGTACCTCCTCGACGAGAAATGGCTGCCCGTAGAGTCCGGCGACTTCATCTGGATCGCCCCGTTCTGCAAGCAGGCGTGCTACGGCATCGGCCGCGAGCGCATGGAGTACATCTACTCCAAGGACTGCCACCGCGACGAAGCCATCTGA
- the ilvC gene encoding ketol-acid reductoisomerase: MSDIEFEKIYRDEDVDLSVLDGRTVAIIGYGSQGRAQSMNMRESGVNIIVGAGDRTRHSSWDKAEADGFEVFSIEEAVDKADIVHILLQDPAQPSVYYESIHKHLKPGQTLSFAHGFAILYGTIKPPKDVDVVLFVPNGPGPVTRQKFKDGSGIWGCVSVDQDVSGHAKETALAISKAVGSTRVGVVDMTFQHETEGDNYEEQVLYGGTIHLMRTMFNIMVKNGYPRSFAYAKAIRSIRSIIDDIDAVGIEAYLTSRASRTCEFAVRHSGPRVINEQAMEEIFEETERGVFARNWLQEFSLGMPTLNRMRRTWADSDMEKTGKIWRDKFGK; encoded by the coding sequence ATGAGCGACATCGAATTCGAGAAAATCTACCGTGACGAAGACGTGGACCTGTCCGTGCTGGACGGCAGGACCGTGGCCATCATCGGCTACGGCAGCCAGGGCCGCGCCCAGAGCATGAACATGCGCGAAAGCGGGGTGAACATCATCGTGGGCGCGGGCGACCGCACCCGCCACTCCAGCTGGGACAAGGCCGAGGCCGACGGCTTTGAGGTCTTTTCCATCGAGGAGGCCGTGGACAAGGCGGACATCGTCCACATCCTGCTCCAGGACCCGGCCCAGCCGTCGGTCTACTACGAGTCCATCCACAAGCATCTCAAGCCCGGCCAGACCCTGAGCTTCGCCCACGGCTTCGCCATTCTCTACGGGACCATCAAGCCGCCCAAGGACGTGGACGTGGTCCTGTTCGTGCCCAACGGCCCCGGCCCGGTGACCCGCCAGAAGTTCAAGGACGGCTCCGGCATCTGGGGCTGCGTGTCCGTGGACCAGGACGTCAGCGGCCATGCGAAGGAGACCGCCCTGGCCATCTCCAAGGCCGTGGGCTCCACCCGCGTGGGCGTGGTCGACATGACCTTCCAGCACGAGACCGAGGGCGACAACTACGAGGAGCAGGTCCTGTACGGCGGGACCATCCATCTCATGCGGACCATGTTCAACATCATGGTCAAGAACGGCTACCCCCGCTCCTTCGCCTACGCCAAGGCGATCCGCTCCATCCGCTCGATCATCGACGACATCGACGCCGTGGGCATCGAGGCCTACCTGACCTCCCGGGCCAGCCGGACCTGCGAGTTCGCCGTGCGCCACAGCGGCCCGCGCGTGATCAACGAGCAGGCCATGGAGGAGATTTTCGAGGAGACCGAGCGCGGCGTCTTCGCCCGCAACTGGCTCCAGGAATTCTCCCTGGGCATGCCCACCCTGAACCGCATGCGCCGCACCTGGGCGGATTCGGACATGGAAAAGACCGGAAAAATCTGGCGCGACAAGTTCGGAAAGTAG
- a CDS encoding Zn-dependent hydrolase — MATLKTDPARLERFLTEIAAFGATKNGGVTRLALSDEDRDARNQLKAWFEAAGCETRIDRMGNMFFVRPGKNRALPPVMTGSHCDSQPQGGRFDGILGIIGGLEAVCALNDAGVTLERDLIVVDWTNEEGSRFTPGTTGSGVFAGKLDREAMYALTDREGLTFGGELERIGYKGMEDFDPRPLHANFEYHIEQGPVLERQGKTIGVPKGIVCLRWYDVEITGVPNHAGPTPMNERKDAVYAFARMASDIFEIGLASDNVVATVGEVHPSPNSRNVIAGNLHFTIDVRGWDEGETDRVCADIEKAVRTHAEVTGTTVDIRRTWEVERAPFHPQLVSMIRETAGELGLPALDMVSGASHDTVYINQFAPSAMIFVPSIGGRSHAEVEETSWADCAAGADVLLNCIIKTCNDPEGVEYA; from the coding sequence ATGGCGACATTGAAAACCGACCCCGCGCGGCTTGAACGGTTCCTGACCGAGATCGCCGCCTTCGGGGCGACGAAAAACGGCGGCGTGACCCGCCTGGCCCTGAGCGACGAGGACCGGGACGCCCGCAACCAGCTCAAGGCGTGGTTCGAGGCCGCGGGCTGCGAGACGCGGATCGACCGCATGGGCAACATGTTCTTTGTCCGGCCGGGCAAGAACCGCGCCCTGCCCCCGGTTATGACCGGCTCCCACTGCGACTCCCAGCCGCAGGGTGGGCGCTTCGACGGCATCCTCGGCATCATCGGCGGGCTGGAGGCGGTCTGCGCCCTGAACGACGCGGGTGTCACGCTTGAACGCGACCTGATCGTGGTCGACTGGACCAACGAGGAAGGCAGCCGCTTCACCCCGGGCACCACCGGCTCCGGCGTGTTCGCGGGCAAGCTCGACCGCGAGGCCATGTACGCCTTAACCGACCGCGAGGGGCTGACCTTCGGCGGGGAGCTTGAGCGCATCGGCTACAAGGGCATGGAGGACTTCGACCCCAGGCCGCTGCACGCCAACTTCGAGTACCACATCGAGCAGGGCCCGGTCCTGGAGCGCCAAGGCAAGACCATCGGCGTGCCCAAGGGCATCGTCTGCCTGCGCTGGTACGACGTGGAGATAACCGGCGTGCCCAACCACGCCGGGCCCACGCCCATGAACGAGCGCAAGGACGCGGTCTACGCCTTCGCACGCATGGCCTCGGACATCTTCGAGATCGGCCTGGCCTCGGACAACGTGGTGGCCACCGTGGGCGAGGTCCATCCCTCCCCCAATTCGCGCAACGTCATCGCCGGGAACCTGCACTTCACCATCGACGTGCGCGGCTGGGACGAGGGGGAGACCGACCGCGTCTGCGCGGACATCGAAAAAGCCGTCCGCACCCACGCCGAGGTCACCGGGACCACCGTGGACATCCGCAGGACCTGGGAGGTGGAGCGCGCGCCCTTCCATCCACAGCTGGTCTCCATGATCCGCGAGACCGCCGGGGAGCTGGGCCTGCCCGCCCTGGACATGGTCTCGGGCGCGTCCCACGACACCGTGTACATCAACCAGTTCGCGCCCAGCGCCATGATCTTCGTGCCGTCCATCGGCGGCCGGAGCCATGCCGAGGTGGAGGAGACCTCCTGGGCGGACTGCGCGGCCGGGGCCGACGTGCTCCTGAACTGCATCATCAAGACCTGCAACGATCCGGAAGGCGTGGAATACGCCTAG
- the allB gene encoding allantoinase AllB, with protein MFDLVLENARLVLEDATRDCVVGIKDGDVARIAEPGTRLEGEQILDCAGKLVLPGFIDLHVHFNEPGLTRREDYSTGSSSAAAGGVTLFADMPLSNEPYTLSEAAVRDKFERAAKGSVVDYAVWAGLVEDNTDQLAPMAEAGAYGFKMFTCDGGDGFPMPEPETMRRGFSEAHRLGSFVGVHCEDQAVMDRIAGQDHDDADEISRFLAVHCPEAEMEATRRVIGLSEETGGHLHVCHASLPEVVDMVAEAKKRGVPVTVETCPQYLLCTTDDLSRIGGRLKCTPPVRSADDVEGMWQRIEAGAVDFIGTDHSPAETFEKERASFDQCWGGINGVQFLFPLLHTEGVVRRGLSPELLVRLYSAAPARFIGQYPRKGTLKEGSEATFVIFDPEAQWTIRAEDLLTKHRQTPYAGMSCTGRVEQTWLRGEMVCRFDSDTGKHRLTGRAGCGRPVIPVNNKGK; from the coding sequence ATGTTTGATCTCGTGCTCGAAAACGCCCGGCTGGTCCTCGAAGACGCCACCCGCGACTGCGTCGTCGGCATCAAGGACGGCGACGTGGCCCGCATCGCGGAACCCGGCACGCGCCTTGAGGGCGAACAGATCCTCGACTGCGCGGGCAAGCTGGTCCTGCCCGGCTTCATCGACCTGCACGTGCATTTCAACGAGCCGGGACTGACCCGGCGCGAGGACTATTCCACCGGCTCCTCCTCGGCCGCCGCCGGGGGCGTGACCCTGTTCGCGGACATGCCCCTGTCCAACGAGCCGTACACCTTGAGCGAGGCGGCCGTGCGCGACAAGTTCGAGCGCGCGGCCAAGGGCTCGGTGGTGGACTACGCCGTCTGGGCCGGGCTGGTGGAGGACAATACGGACCAGCTCGCCCCCATGGCCGAGGCCGGGGCCTACGGCTTCAAGATGTTCACCTGCGACGGCGGTGACGGCTTCCCCATGCCCGAGCCGGAAACCATGCGGCGCGGCTTTTCCGAAGCGCACCGGCTCGGCTCGTTCGTCGGCGTGCACTGCGAGGACCAGGCGGTCATGGACCGCATCGCCGGGCAGGACCATGACGACGCGGACGAGATTTCCCGTTTCCTGGCCGTCCACTGCCCCGAGGCCGAAATGGAGGCCACAAGGCGGGTCATCGGCCTGAGCGAGGAGACCGGCGGGCATCTGCACGTCTGCCACGCCAGCCTGCCCGAGGTGGTGGATATGGTCGCCGAGGCCAAAAAGCGCGGCGTGCCGGTCACCGTGGAGACCTGCCCGCAGTACCTGCTGTGCACCACCGACGACCTGAGCCGCATCGGCGGGCGGCTGAAGTGCACCCCGCCCGTGCGTTCGGCGGACGATGTGGAAGGCATGTGGCAACGCATCGAGGCCGGGGCCGTGGACTTCATCGGCACGGACCACTCGCCCGCCGAGACCTTCGAAAAGGAGCGCGCGTCCTTCGACCAATGCTGGGGCGGCATCAACGGGGTCCAGTTCCTCTTCCCCCTGCTCCACACCGAGGGCGTGGTCCGGCGCGGGCTCTCCCCCGAGCTCCTGGTCCGGCTGTACAGCGCCGCCCCCGCGCGGTTCATCGGCCAGTACCCGCGCAAGGGCACGCTCAAAGAGGGCAGCGAGGCGACTTTCGTGATCTTCGACCCCGAGGCCCAGTGGACCATCCGGGCCGAGGATCTTCTGACCAAGCACAGGCAGACCCCCTATGCCGGGATGTCCTGCACGGGCCGCGTGGAACAGACGTGGCTGCGGGGCGAGATGGTCTGCCGATTCGATTCCGATACGGGCAAACACCGGCTGACCGGCCGCGCCGGTTGCGGCAGGCCGGTGATCCCCGTGAACAACAAAGGGAAATGA
- a CDS encoding aspartate/glutamate racemase family protein: MRILLINPNSSPAMTRTIANTGKAAAAPGTEVVGTCPPGAPLSIEGHSDGVLAAFHTLKLVEESGPADGYVLACFDDTGVDAVRERVAGPVLGIGEAAMHAATMLACRFSILTSLERSVPILEDNAARYGLAARCRGVHAAQLPVLAFEDGKSAYAVLRDAARAVLERDRSDALVLGCGGMAHLAPRLAGELGVPVVEGVACAVKFVESLVSLNLKTSKTGGYAYPLAKTPVSGGGHHV, encoded by the coding sequence ATGCGCATCCTGCTCATCAACCCCAATTCCAGCCCGGCCATGACCCGAACCATCGCGAACACGGGCAAGGCCGCGGCCGCGCCCGGCACCGAGGTCGTCGGCACCTGCCCGCCCGGCGCGCCCCTGTCCATCGAGGGCCACTCGGACGGCGTGCTGGCCGCCTTCCACACCCTCAAGCTGGTGGAAGAGAGCGGCCCGGCGGACGGCTACGTGCTGGCCTGCTTCGACGACACGGGCGTGGACGCGGTGCGCGAACGGGTCGCCGGGCCGGTCCTCGGCATCGGCGAGGCCGCCATGCACGCTGCCACCATGCTGGCCTGCCGCTTCTCCATCCTGACCTCGCTGGAACGGTCCGTGCCCATTCTGGAAGACAACGCCGCCCGCTACGGGCTGGCCGCCCGCTGCCGGGGCGTGCACGCCGCACAGCTGCCGGTCCTGGCCTTCGAAGACGGCAAATCCGCCTACGCGGTCCTGCGCGACGCGGCCCGCGCGGTCCTGGAAAGGGACCGCTCCGACGCCCTGGTCCTGGGCTGCGGCGGCATGGCCCACCTGGCCCCGCGTCTGGCCGGGGAACTCGGCGTCCCCGTGGTCGAGGGCGTGGCCTGCGCGGTCAAGTTCGTGGAATCCCTCGTCTCCCTGAATCTCAAGACGAGCAAGACCGGCGGGTACGCCTACCCCCTGGCCAAAACTCCGGTATCCGGCGGAGGACATCATGTTTGA
- a CDS encoding ABC transporter permease, whose product MNTTGKRPKSFYILSAFFALFILFLYGPTLTIGILSFQGPSGGLTFPMNGVSLHWYFKLFETQAVGDFGGSLTRSLLLALAVMVTTVVISLSAGMAFRKKFKGSGVLFYLTVVSLIIPSILISLGIGLLFNQAGVEPTWYGSAFGAHLTWTLPFGLLIMFAVFNRFDKSFEAAATDMCATPFQTLRFVVIPLILPSLVGVGLFGFTLSYDEFARTIMTSGSQNTLPLEIFGMTTNVTTPVLYALGTLTTLISFVAIVGTLLVLHLLKRRRSRIQAG is encoded by the coding sequence ATGAACACCACCGGCAAACGGCCGAAGAGCTTCTACATCCTGTCCGCGTTCTTCGCCCTGTTCATCCTCTTCCTGTACGGGCCCACCCTGACCATCGGCATCCTGTCCTTCCAGGGGCCGTCCGGCGGACTGACCTTCCCCATGAACGGCGTGTCCCTGCACTGGTACTTCAAGCTGTTCGAAACGCAGGCCGTGGGCGACTTCGGCGGGTCCCTGACCCGCTCCCTGCTCCTGGCCCTGGCGGTCATGGTCACCACCGTGGTCATATCGCTCTCGGCGGGCATGGCCTTCCGCAAGAAATTCAAGGGCAGCGGCGTGCTCTTCTACCTGACCGTGGTCAGCCTGATCATCCCGTCCATCCTCATCAGCCTGGGCATCGGCCTGCTCTTCAACCAGGCGGGCGTGGAACCCACCTGGTACGGCTCGGCGTTTGGCGCGCACCTGACCTGGACCCTGCCCTTCGGGCTGCTGATCATGTTCGCGGTCTTCAACCGGTTCGACAAATCCTTCGAGGCCGCGGCCACGGACATGTGCGCCACCCCGTTCCAGACATTGCGCTTCGTGGTCATCCCGCTGATCCTGCCGAGCCTGGTGGGCGTGGGGCTGTTCGGCTTCACCCTGTCCTACGACGAGTTCGCCCGGACGATCATGACCTCGGGCTCGCAGAACACCCTGCCGCTGGAGATCTTCGGCATGACCACCAACGTGACCACGCCGGTGCTCTACGCACTGGGTACCTTGACCACGCTCATCTCGTTCGTGGCCATCGTCGGCACCCTGCTCGTCCTCCATCTGCTCAAGCGTCGCCGCAGCCGCATCCAGGCCGGGTAA
- a CDS encoding ABC transporter permease, producing the protein MTQSRFSYLQAFPLFAIMLVFLVIPTVMIVAVSFWDYNAFSIIPDFIWDNYDFLLTSSVTWRAYGTTFFYALTSWALTLVIGFTAAYYMAFHLRTTKSQTICFLLATIPFLTSNIIRMISWIPLLGRNGLVNQALLSLGLIDNPLEFLLYSDFSVILAFVHLYTLFMVVPIFNSMMRIDRKLIEAAIDAGASPVQVLTQVIIPLSKSGITIGTIFVFTLVMGDFITVRLMSGGLSASVGVLIYNEITLLQYPAAAAGAVTLLLTVLMMLAILFRFANIREDL; encoded by the coding sequence ATGACGCAATCCCGCTTTTCCTATCTCCAGGCGTTCCCGCTGTTCGCCATCATGCTGGTCTTCCTGGTCATCCCCACCGTGATGATCGTGGCGGTCAGCTTCTGGGACTACAACGCCTTTTCGATCATCCCGGACTTCATCTGGGACAACTACGACTTCCTGCTGACCTCCTCGGTCACCTGGCGGGCCTACGGCACGACCTTCTTCTACGCCCTGACCTCCTGGGCCCTGACCCTGGTCATCGGCTTCACCGCGGCCTACTACATGGCCTTCCACCTGCGCACCACCAAGTCCCAGACCATCTGTTTCCTGCTGGCGACCATCCCGTTCCTGACGTCCAACATCATCCGGATGATCTCGTGGATTCCCCTGCTCGGGCGCAACGGACTGGTCAACCAGGCCCTGCTGTCCCTGGGGCTCATCGACAATCCGCTGGAATTTCTGCTCTATTCCGACTTTTCGGTGATCCTGGCCTTTGTCCACCTGTACACCCTGTTCATGGTCGTACCCATCTTCAACTCCATGATGCGCATCGACCGCAAGCTCATCGAGGCGGCCATCGACGCCGGGGCCTCGCCCGTCCAGGTCCTGACCCAGGTTATCATCCCCCTGTCCAAGTCCGGCATCACCATCGGGACCATCTTCGTCTTCACCCTGGTCATGGGCGACTTCATCACCGTGCGCCTCATGTCCGGCGGACTGTCCGCCTCGGTGGGGGTGCTCATCTACAACGAGATCACCCTGCTGCAATATCCGGCGGCGGCGGCCGGGGCCGTGACCCTGCTGCTCACGGTCCTGATGATGCTCGCCATCCTCTTCCGTTTCGCCAACATCCGCGAAGACCTCTAA
- a CDS encoding ABC transporter substrate-binding protein, producing MVKETKKGGKMSRRSFLGKAAVATAAVAAAPVITGFPTVWAQNIKNIKLRQFGTGTASVNAIAEKVKADLGFTIEMTALDSDAVVQRAVTQPKSYDIADIEYWVCKKVYPSGVIQPMDTSKIKLYDKISPLFKTGQLTPGADIAQGTAPHTVGFVEKNEDTAFAKRETQWMTLIPTIYNADTLGIRPDLVGRPITNWRDIMDPAFKGKTSILNIPSIGIMDAAMICESMGVIKYGDKGNMTRDEIDKTIEVLKKAKKDGQFRAFWKSFDESVNLMSSGEVVIQSMWSPAVAAVRAKGIPCKYQPLEEGYRAWGGGLGIARHLSGLELDAVYEYFNWYISGWAGAYLNRQGYYSAAPETSKQYMSENEWGYWMEGKKASADIVSPEGVTMEKKGAVRDGGSYDERMGHVACWNSVMDENKYMIRKWNEFIAS from the coding sequence ATGGTCAAGGAAACGAAGAAAGGCGGCAAGATGAGCCGCAGGAGCTTCTTGGGCAAGGCGGCGGTCGCCACTGCGGCCGTGGCCGCGGCGCCGGTCATCACCGGTTTCCCCACGGTCTGGGCCCAGAACATCAAGAACATCAAGCTGCGCCAGTTCGGCACGGGCACGGCCAGCGTCAACGCCATCGCCGAGAAGGTCAAGGCGGACCTCGGGTTCACCATCGAGATGACCGCGCTCGACTCCGACGCGGTGGTCCAGCGCGCGGTGACCCAGCCCAAGTCCTACGACATCGCGGACATCGAGTACTGGGTCTGCAAGAAGGTGTACCCCAGCGGCGTGATCCAGCCCATGGACACCTCCAAGATCAAGCTCTACGACAAGATCTCTCCGCTCTTCAAGACCGGCCAGCTGACCCCGGGCGCCGATATCGCCCAGGGCACGGCCCCGCACACCGTGGGCTTCGTGGAGAAAAACGAGGACACCGCCTTCGCCAAGCGCGAGACCCAGTGGATGACCCTGATTCCGACCATCTACAACGCCGACACCCTGGGCATCCGCCCGGACCTGGTGGGCCGTCCCATCACCAACTGGCGCGACATCATGGACCCGGCCTTCAAGGGCAAGACCTCCATCCTGAACATCCCGTCCATCGGCATCATGGACGCGGCCATGATCTGCGAGTCCATGGGCGTCATCAAGTACGGCGACAAGGGCAACATGACCCGCGACGAGATCGACAAGACCATCGAGGTCCTCAAGAAGGCCAAGAAGGACGGCCAGTTCCGCGCCTTCTGGAAGTCCTTTGACGAGTCCGTCAACCTGATGTCCTCGGGCGAGGTCGTCATCCAGTCCATGTGGTCCCCGGCCGTGGCCGCGGTCCGCGCCAAGGGCATCCCGTGCAAGTACCAGCCGCTGGAAGAGGGCTACCGCGCCTGGGGCGGCGGCCTGGGCATCGCCCGCCACCTGTCCGGGCTGGAGCTGGACGCGGTCTACGAGTACTTCAACTGGTATATCTCCGGCTGGGCCGGCGCGTACCTCAACCGCCAGGGCTACTACAGCGCGGCTCCGGAAACCTCCAAGCAGTACATGTCCGAGAACGAATGGGGCTACTGGATGGAAGGCAAGAAGGCCAGCGCCGACATCGTCAGCCCCGAGGGCGTGACCATGGAGAAGAAGGGCGCGGTCCGCGACGGCGGCTCCTACGACGAGCGCATGGGCCACGTGGCCTGCTGGAACTCGGTCATGGACGAGAACAAGTACATGATCCGCAAGTGGAACGAGTTCATCGCCTCCTAG
- a CDS encoding ABC transporter ATP-binding protein, with protein MADIGKVELSAVGKYYGEVEALRNIELTVRAGEYCCLLGPSGCGKSTAVRMISGHEDVTSGDILLDGRNITNEPPAKRKTALMFQNYALFPHLSCVDNVAFSLKLKGEPKKSRRAQAMEYLELVHMDGFAKVRPDQLSGGQQQRVALARALITKPSAILLDEPLSALDPFLRVQMRKELKNIQEELGMTFIHVTHSQEEAFALADKVVVMADGGIRQVGTPRQVFQSPVSPFVAGFIGGHNIFEGEFEARPEGHRLTVEGARAQRCCALPNLEGSGTYGFSVRTDRVRLAGEGREGTDVTVPATINMAEYQGTHVVLHCQTESGRTVQVCEPDDRYFADTPAPGDRVTLGWDCTDMNVFPPQGGKGKNQ; from the coding sequence ATGGCTGACATCGGAAAAGTGGAACTGTCCGCAGTGGGCAAATATTACGGCGAGGTCGAAGCGCTCAGGAACATCGAACTGACCGTCCGGGCGGGCGAGTACTGCTGCCTGCTCGGTCCCAGCGGATGCGGCAAGTCCACGGCCGTGCGCATGATCTCCGGGCACGAGGACGTGACCAGCGGCGACATCCTCCTGGACGGCCGGAACATCACCAACGAGCCGCCGGCCAAGCGCAAGACCGCGCTCATGTTCCAGAACTACGCCCTGTTCCCGCACCTGTCCTGCGTGGACAACGTGGCCTTCAGCCTGAAGCTCAAGGGCGAGCCCAAGAAGAGCCGCCGCGCCCAGGCCATGGAATATCTCGAACTGGTCCACATGGACGGATTCGCCAAGGTCAGGCCGGACCAGCTGTCCGGCGGCCAGCAGCAGCGCGTGGCCCTGGCCCGGGCGCTGATCACCAAGCCCTCGGCGATCCTCCTGGACGAGCCCCTGTCCGCCCTGGACCCCTTCCTGCGCGTGCAGATGCGCAAGGAACTCAAGAACATCCAGGAAGAGCTGGGCATGACCTTCATCCACGTGACCCACTCCCAGGAGGAAGCCTTCGCCCTGGCCGACAAGGTCGTGGTCATGGCCGACGGCGGCATCCGCCAGGTGGGCACCCCGCGCCAGGTCTTCCAATCCCCGGTCTCGCCTTTTGTTGCCGGGTTCATCGGCGGGCACAACATCTTCGAGGGCGAGTTCGAGGCCCGGCCCGAGGGGCACCGGCTGACCGTGGAAGGGGCCCGCGCTCAACGGTGCTGCGCCCTGCCCAACCTGGAGGGTTCCGGAACCTACGGCTTTTCCGTACGCACCGACCGCGTCCGCCTGGCGGGCGAGGGCCGGGAGGGCACGGACGTGACCGTGCCCGCGACCATCAACATGGCCGAGTACCAGGGCACCCACGTGGTCCTGCACTGCCAGACCGAATCGGGCCGGACCGTCCAGGTCTGCGAGCCCGACGACCGATATTTTGCCGACACGCCCGCGCCCGGGGATAGGGTTACCCTGGGCTGGGACTGTACCGACATGAACGTGTTTCCCCCTCAGGGCGGGAAAGGCAAAAACCAGTAA
- a CDS encoding FadR/GntR family transcriptional regulator: protein MSRSDEAVESIQTMIAQNGWPGGFQLPSQRTLAEELGFSRPTVREALVALETMGRVEIKPGKGAFLVDGASLGTPLGTPRAVANHSALSGRESQMYQFRYAIEPAIAGLVAVNATAAQKHDMGVVVAAMRTALESRDLTEFSRLDFAFHSHMIEAANNRFFTEAITPFLGIFFESQTLPLVLDDSVHDTVREHEEIMGHIRAGRSAQAHRAMEKHVRGVAERAGVKLVE, encoded by the coding sequence ATGTCGAGGTCGGACGAGGCGGTGGAGAGCATTCAGACGATGATCGCCCAAAACGGTTGGCCTGGCGGCTTCCAGCTGCCTTCCCAGCGGACCCTGGCCGAGGAGTTGGGTTTCAGCAGGCCGACCGTGCGCGAGGCCCTGGTGGCCCTGGAGACCATGGGCCGGGTGGAGATCAAGCCCGGCAAGGGGGCGTTCCTGGTGGACGGCGCGTCTCTGGGCACGCCCCTCGGCACGCCGCGCGCGGTGGCGAACCATTCGGCCCTGTCCGGGCGCGAGTCCCAGATGTACCAGTTCCGCTATGCCATCGAACCGGCCATCGCCGGGCTGGTGGCGGTCAACGCCACGGCGGCCCAGAAGCACGACATGGGCGTGGTCGTGGCGGCCATGCGCACGGCCCTGGAGTCCAGGGACCTGACCGAGTTCTCCCGGCTCGACTTCGCCTTCCATTCCCATATGATCGAAGCGGCCAACAACCGGTTCTTCACCGAAGCCATCACCCCGTTCCTCGGCATATTCTTCGAGAGCCAGACCCTCCCGCTGGTCCTGGACGACAGCGTGCACGACACGGTGCGCGAGCACGAGGAGATCATGGGCCACATCCGGGCCGGGCGTTCGGCGCAGGCGCACAGGGCCATGGAAAAGCACGTGCGCGGCGTGGCCGAGCGGGCCGGGGTCAAGCTGGTCGAATAA